CAACAACACATCTTTTCAGGAATGCCACGAGTTCTGCATCTGGTAAGTGTCCCACGCACCATTGACACCAGATAAGCCAGTACTTGCCGGCATCAGGCGTCCAATCCTGCATCCCCACTTCGTAGATTTGTCCAATTTGGCCTTTATCCTTCAGCTCAGCCAGTTCAACTTGTATTTGCTCGACAAATGGCTTTACCGGTTCTACAAGGTCTATTTTTGCGGCGTGCTTGTGAAGCATGGTCTTGCTTACACGTCCAATACCTGCACCAATGTCTACAGCATACTTCACATTGTTTTCCTCAGGAAGCATCCTAGACTTTAGTTTACGCAGGAAATTGTTGGACCCTAGTACATCCATTGTAGGCACTACTGTTCCTTCCCCGTATCCACCCAGAACACCGTCCACGGTAGCATCCACATCTGTCCAATAGTCGATGGCATCTTCGTATTTGATATGGGCATCTGCAGGCACATCCATCGTTATTGTTTatgtattcttttcttggaGATGGTCTTCGCATCCATGTATTCTACCAGAGTGAAAAATGTTAAATAAGaattaaatttttcttctcatattttttctgaGTATAAAGTTTCTACACAGAGTCGTTAATATAGTTTATATACATGAGTATGTTCGTTACAATAGGGAAAACGGGAAGCTCGTTAGGTCTTACCCCAGGAATAGATCCAATCGACAGAGTTTCTTATTTGCTCGTTCCAAATGTCTTTCATGCTCTCCCCCATGGTTCTGGTCCATGCAGTGCCATTATCCATCACAACTTGTTTGCGCTTGGCCCCCCCAGGTACCACTTCTTTTCTATCCATCAGGTATTGTACCTGATGATCTTGTTTTAACCATGTAGCATCGTGATCATAGAAGTAGCCATTGTTACTGAATCGGTAAAGATAGAAAACAGAGCCGATTACCCCCACAGAGAGAGTCCACTTTACAGATCTTGCTAACGGACCCAGTTTTAACATGATTCTCTCCGTTATTCACTGATTCTTGGTCCACTTTCATCCCCCCTGCTCACCAAAATAGAACATAAAGAGactcatttttttttttttgggcaTTTCGCTTATTGGTGGTggatgagaaaaaaatattaaaagcCATCGCCCTCTGGGAGAAGAGCAACCTATCAAGAATCATCAAGCCAACACTTCCACACCCAGTCTCACAGTCTTTCAATCATGTTATCCAGAGCCTCTGCATTGGCCAAATGTATGGCAACCGTTCATCGTCGTGGGTTACTCACCAGTGGTGCACAATCGCTAGTCTCCAAACCAGTCTCAGAAGGAGATCCAGAGATGTTTAACATCTTGCAACAAGAACGTCACAGACAAAAGCACTCTATCACCCTTATCCCATCAGAAAACTTTACTTCGAAGGCCGTCATGGATTTGCTAGGTTCTGAGTTGCAAAACAAGTACTCTGAAGGTTATCCAGGTGAAAGATACTACGGTGGTAATGAAATCATCGATAAGTCCGAATCCTTGTGTCAAGCAAGAGCTCTGGAACTTTACGGGTTAGATCCTGCCAAATGGGGCGTTAACGTTCAACCATTAAGCGGGGCACCTGCCAATTTGTACGTTTACTCTGCTATCATGAACATCGGTGAAAGATTAATGGGATTGGATTTGCCAGATGGTGGTCACTTGTCTCACGGGTACCAACTGAAGTCAGGAACGccaatttctttcatttccaaGTACTTCCAAAGTATGCCATACCATGTTGACCACACTACCGGGCTGATCGATTATGATAACTTGCAAATGTTGGCCAAGGCATTCAGACCAAAAGTGATTGTTGCCGGTACTTCCGCGTACTCGAGATTAATAGATTACGCTAGATTTAAGGAAATATCTAAAGAATGTGGCGCGTACTTGATGAGTGATATGGCACATATTTCTGGTCTGGTGGCTGCCAATGTTGTTCCATCTCCTTTTGAACACTCTGATATTGTTACCACGACCACCCATAAGTCCTTGAGGGGCCCAAGAGGTGCtatgattttcttcagaaaGGGTATCAAATCTGTCACCAAAAAGGGCAAAGAAATCCCATATGagttggaaaagaaaatcaacttCTCCGTGTTCCCAGGACATCAAGGTGGCCCTCATAACCATACTATCGGTGCGATGGCAGTAGCATTGAAGCAAGCCATGTCTCctgaattcaaagaataccaacaaaaaattgtcgATAACAGCAAATGGTTTGCTCAGGAACTAACCAGGATGGGTTATAAGTTGGTTTCTGGCGGTACCGATAATCACTTGATTGTCATTGACTTGTCTGGTACTCAAGTGGATGGTGCCCGTGTGGAAACTATCTTGAGCGCTTTGAATATCGCTGCTAATAAGAACACCATCCCAGGTGATAAAAGTGCTCTCTTCCCCTCTGGTCTGAGAATCGGTACTCCAGCAATGACCACCAGAGGGTTTGGTCGTGAAGAGTTTTCTCAAGTCGCCAAGTACATTGATTCTGCTGTTAAGTTGGCTGAAAACTTGAAAACTTTGGaaccaacaacaaaactAGATGCAAGATCAAGGCTCAATGAGTTCAAGAAGTTGTGTAATGAATCTAGTGAAGTCGCTACCTTGTCTAAAGAAATTTCCAACTGGGTGGGTCAATATCCTGTCCCAGGTGATGCCTAAGTAATTTTGAATTAAAAACATATACCTTTATGTATCAACATATGCAACCGCCGCCGCTTCTTTCCTTATTTATTTCTAGTATATTTCCCTGTTCATTGTCCTTTGGCAATATCTTGAACTGATTTTCGGGAACCAAACtgattattattttattcagCGCATCGAAATTGTATCCTGTCTTTGCGCTGACGGCAACGTACGGCAGACCCTGTAACTCCGCCGGTATAGCCAGTTCGCCTGAATGCTCTTCACAGACTAAATCATACTTATTTCCAACGAGGATCACTTGCGTTCCTTGCGCACGGTCCTGTAAATCTTGAAACCATGTCTTTGCACACTGCAGACTGGATACAGAACCCAATTCGAATACGAGCAAAGCAATATTTGCATCTCGATAATACATCGGCACTAGTGATTTATACCGTTCCTGGCCTGCTGTGTCCCATATCTCCATATGAATACGTTTTTCCGCAGAGGCGCCATTAGAAGGAACTTCGATTGTCTTGGTGATGAACGCCGCACCTATCGTAGCCGCATGTTTTGCTAGGAACTTGCCCGATTTGAGCCTAGTCACTATACTGGTCTTCCCCACTGACGAATCTCCTAGCAGCACCACTTTGATGGTTGCTTCCATACTCGTAGTCCTCCGTGCTTTGTGTTATTTGTATTTTCTGGAGTATTTTTACTATCATTGTTCCTTAACGTGAAACGTAAGGctaaaaaacaataaacgacaaaaaaaaaacaaaaaattgaaaaatgaagagaagTTTCTCTGTGTTTCGTAGAAGCGACTATATAAGATTGCCTCGAAAAGACAAATTGTAAGTATAATCCTTTGGAGGTGATGAAGTTTACGTTAGAGAACCAAGTTGTGTTGATCACTGGTGGTTCACAAGGTCTGGGGAAGGAATTTgccaaaaaatattataatgAGGCTGAAAACacaaaaattattatcgtCAGTAGGTCAGAGGCTAAACTACTGGATACATGTAACGAGATTAGGATTGAAGCTCACTTAAGAAGGGAAACTACTGACGAGGGCCAGGTGCAACATAAATTGGCCGCGCCCTTGGACCTTGAGCAACGGTTGTTTTACTACCCATGCGACTTGTCCTGCTATGAATCCGTGGAATGTTTGTTTAATGTCTTGAGAGACTTGAATTTGCTCCCTACACAAACTTTATGCTGTGCAGGAGGGGCCGTTCCTAAGTTATTTCGCGGGTTGAGCGGACATGATTTGAACCTGGGTATGGACATCAACTATAAAACAACTTTGAACGTGGCCCATCAGATTGCTCTTGCAGAGCAAACCAAGGAACACCACCTCATCATCTTTTCCAGCGCTACCGCTCTTTACCCATTTGTGGGTTATTCGCAGTATGCGCCTGCGAAGGCTGCAATCAAATCTCTGGTAGCAATTCTAAGACAAGAGTTGACGAACTTCCGTATCAGTTGTGTGTACCCCGGTAACTTTGAAAGTGAGGGTTTCACTCTAGAACAGGTAACAAAACCCgaaattacaaaattgATCGAAGGTCCTTCAGACGCTATTCCATGTAAACAAGCATGTGATATTATTGCCAAGTCACTGGCTAGAGGCGATGATGATGTCTTTACAGATTTTGTCGGATGGATGATGATGGGGATGGACCTTGGGCTCACCGCAAAGAAAAGCCGCTTTGTTCCGTTGCAGTGGATTTTTGGTGTCTTATCAAACATTCTAGTAGTGCCCTTCTACATGGTTGGCTGTTCCTGGTATATCAGGAAATGGTTTCGTGAAAATGATGGCAAGAAGGCCAATTGAGAGCACATTCTCCCCCAATTCCTGATATTTTCCACGATTCtcctttatttctttcaagaCAACCCCTAGTGGAGCAGTTATTTGTACatgtataaatatataagaaaCATTAATTATAACATTACTACGGCAACTTTTCCCTATTTTATCCTCTTTCCTTGctattatttgaaagtttttctTATGGGCACCGATGCGAtgaggtgaaaaaaaaaatttttctcttcctaCTTTTAGTACAAGATTATAGGATGCCATTCATTAGAAGTCAAGAAGACAGCATATCATTAAGACTACGATGAGCAGCAGTGGTGTTTATACATGTAATTCATGTGTCTTGACGTTTAATGCAAGCGAGGAGCAGCGGGCCCACATGAAGTCCGACTGGCATCGCtacaatttgaaaagacGTGTTGCTCAATTACCACCGATATCATTTGAGATATTTGATTCAAAAGTGTCTGCAGCTGCTGCTAGTAGTACCAAGGCTGTTGACAAAGAGAAACCTGTTACCAAAAAGgagttgaaaagaagggaGAAGCAAGCATTGctcgaaaagaaaaagaagctatTGGAAATCGCCAGGGCTAATATGCTTGAAAACATACAAAAGAGCCAAGATGGAGAGACACCTGACATGAGCAAGCTTTCtttgcaagaaaatgaggagaacaagaaaaaggaagaaccAGAGCAGGAGGAGCTTGATCAGTTGACTGAGGAAGAAATGGCGGAAAGAGTAATGCAGGAAAAATTACGCAATAGAGTGGATATTCCCCTGGAGCAATGTTTATTTTGTGAACATAACAATCACTTCAAGGATGTTGAGGAAAATCTAGAACACATGTTTAGGACCCACGGGTTTTATATCCCAGAACAAAAATATCTAGTTGACAAGACCGGGTTGGTAAAGTACATGTCAGAGAAGATTGGTCTTGGTAACATTTGTATTGTTTGTAATTACCAAGGTAGAACATTGACCGCTGTGAGACAGCACATGCTGGCAAAGAGACACTGCAAGATCCCCTACGAAAGCGAGGATGAAAGACTGGAGATATCTGAATTTTACGATTTCACAAGCTCGTACGCAAACTTCGGTAACAACACAGCACCAGACAACGAAGATGACTGGGAAGATGTGGATAGCGACGAAGCTGGAAGCGACAACGAAGACCTGCCACAAGAGTATTTATACAATGACGGTATAGAACTGCACCTACCGACAGGCATCAAAGTTGGCCACAGATCTTTGCAAAGATACTACAAGCAAGACTTAAAGCCCGAAGTGATACTGACCGAAGGTCAAGGTACTCTGGTCGCTGCGGAGACGAGGTCTTTCTTACCTGCGTTCGACAAGAAGGGCGTACAGGCACAACAGCGTGTTTGGCAAACTGAGAGGTTCGACAAGAAAAGGCTCGACAAGAGAAGTGCCAAATTCGTCAATAACCAACCACACTACAGAGATCAACTTCTGCAGTAATACGTTTTGCaccacttttttttttggttatttTGTCACATATATACGGCTTCACCATTTGTACATTAGATAGTTCTCTATTCCCCCCCTCCATAGCAATGTTATAGTCATTGAATCGTGCTTTGAAGTGcttgttcaaaaattctcttcATATGATAGATGCATGGTGCCGGGTATTCGTGCGCCCTTGTTTAGCGCAAAAATCTCTAAAGTGAAAGAACTAAGATACCTTTCGAAACAGCTAcatcttcaacaaaattaAAAAGTGCTGAAGACTGAAGACATGTTGGCGCGCAGTTTGGGCTACAGGTTGGTATCGACAAGCCGTGTTATATACAATAAACAGACGGTTAAATCAGTGGTGTCATCGTGTCCTGCGGGAACATCGCTGAATTTGAACATATGGAAAAGCGGCAAAGACGCAGTGGCTCTTGAAGACAAGGAGTATCCAAATTGGTTATGGAGCGTATTAGATAGTGAGCACGCTGTGGAGCATGCAACTGAGGACTCAGAGGGAGAGGCTCTCTTaaatagaagaaagaaCATCAGGAAGGCCAACAGGCAGAGAATCAAGCAAAACAATTTCCTAAGCCAACTTTGAGCCCTGGTTAATAGAGCAGAACCAAGCTTGATATCcttgtaaataaatatatgtGTACATGTGTGTAAATATGTATGTGTTTTCTTAGCATAATGCTTTATTTGGCAcacaaaaaattatgatATTTCTCACATATCCTCGCCCAATAAAACCAGAAGAGACAAACAAAACGTAAAAAGTTGAGTCTTTCAGGTTACCAAAAACTTGttagaaacaaaagtcAGCCATATTGGACAATCATGGCTAAGATGAGTATGAATGTACCCAGTCTAAGAATCAAAAACACGCCGAAATTAAAACTTAAAAACACCAAAAAGACTGTCTCCACGAAGAAGATGCGAAGTAGGTTCAATTCTTATTCGAAAAGAATTCGAAAGACGCTTACGAGAAAGAAGTTTTAAACAAACGCGGAACGTATATGTTTCAtaatgtatatatatatatatatatattcaaaaCTTAGCACAATAGCATacatattgaaaataaaattaaacGTTACGTACGTAGTTTCATCAAATAAGAATAGTATTATTAAAAATTGGTCCAAACCAAATATCTAGAAATCTGTGACTCTTCCGTTAAACGAATAATCGCCATGCCTCAACGGGTCCTGCTTGGGCCCTCCAATTTCACCAGTCTTGGGGTTAACATCGCCTTCAAATTCAGGTATAGTCTTGGAAAACTCAGGCGAGAATGATCCGATATCGTTTTTGGTCAAAAGTGGTGAGTTCAAACTTTCCTTTGTATGATCGCCCGTGGCCCGTGCATTATACTGGTCTATTGCTTCTTGTGATGTGGCGATCTTCTGCAGTCTTTCAAACTCTTCCTGCTCTTCTCTTGGCAACTTGGGAGGGCCAGGGATCCTTTCAGTAGTTATTTTTCGGATTGCCATGTTAAGTGGGCGCCCACGCAGTAACGTTGAAGCTTCTGTGCAAGAATACCGATAAGATATGATTTTAATTGCGCACAACATTAGTTTTATCTCCTTTTTACTTGGCTctttctgctttttttaCCAAGCTGATATGATCTGCACTTTTCCCTTTTGGCCCCTTTTATAAGGCGGAAAAGGCATCTATTTCTCCGGACTTTtggaacaagaaaaatgaaatgcAATTTATATGCCACtatttattaaataaaatattacaTTATATACTCATGCGTATGCCCTCAAGAAGTTCgccaataattttttggtttctgCTATTACCTTTTATGGTATTCAGGATTCCAAAGCACTGCAGTAATGTCAGTTTATCTTCCTCTGTGACACCGTTCTGTTCTTCCTCACTGAAAATGTACCTTTGAAAACTCTTACTGGCACCGTCATTTGTATGTAGGAAGCTTTCGTAATATGGAAGGATGATGGAGTCCCTAAAACACTTTAATAATAGGACATCGATTGAGGGAACATACCTTGAAGGCTCCGGTAGATATCCGTCAAGCCAGTAGTTATTATCTTTCTGAAAACTTTTCTCGAAGGGCAGCAACACTGCCATCATATCGTAGTAAACCTGTTGGTAAAACACCTTCCAAATTATGCCGACTCTTTTCAGAGCTGTATTTACGGTGTCTTCGTTGGCATAATTGAATACGATTTGGTTCTCTAAAATGTACAATGAAGTAGTAATAAACTCCTCGATTTCTGCCAAAAATTTCGAGTGTGTAACGGCTGCCTTGGTTTGTGTTTTCAAAGTGATATAAAACTCTAGTAACCGGtcaatatcttcaattttgGCTGGCAGTTGCCACACCCTCTTGTTTTTAAATAGCTCCACAACTATACTGCAATATATACCCCAGATATTCCCCTCCAAAACATATAATTCCTGTACGGTGAAGCTCTTATAATTTGCTATCAAGGAGGGCAAGTTTTTCAGTAAATCATGTAACAAAGAAACGTTAGTTGCATCGAAGGTATCGTCTTGGATTAGCGACAGAGCTGTGTCATTAGGGTTGTTGTTAATGCTAGGGTTAAAAGAATATACAGACTTTCCAGAGTCAATCAGACCTCCAGTAGAAGTATGGATAAACTGTACGGGCGACCTATGTTTACCATACGAAGAATGCAGAAATTTACTAAATGGGCTGGGAACTGCGGGTTCGGTGTCGTCCTTGCCTATGGAATTATGCGGCTTGTAGGGTAAAAGCTTTTTCGCCATCTTACTAAAGACATTATTGCCTTTGTTTGAATGAGAATGGCCTGTTGACAGCGAAGATTGCAAACTGTTCACACTTATATTAGATTTCGTGTGAAACAACTTAGAGGCACTCCTACTTACGCTGCTACTACTCGCACCGTTAATAACGGTGTTATGGTTTTTTGACCAGCTCCTGCTTCGATTtctcatattttcttttgaattaGTAAACATGGACAGTCGCTTTTTATTGCCCCTTGAGTTGGATGAAAATAAGCTATCATTAGATGTGGTGTTTCCCTCCATTCGATTACTACTTGATGAGCCTACTTCAGAATGACCATCGTTATTCTCCGTGCCTTGACTGTACTCCTCTTCAATTGAATCCGTCGAGCGCCTTGCATTAGAACCATCATGAAATATAGACTGAAACCCCACTTGCGACCACCTGGGAGCTGTATCATGAGGAGATTTAGATATTTTCAAGTGTACATCTTCATCGGGATGTGTCAGCGCTTGCGGTACTATATCAGAAGAAACGCTATAAACCCTAGCTGGTTTGCGGTTAGTTGGTTTTATGTTGGGGTTTGTGACGCCCAGTGCGCCTGAGGTGGCACTTCTTTTACGATTCAGGTCCGTTGCCATTGCTTGATTCTGTAGTTTAAGACTCTCCGGGGTATTTGTGCTTGTTATGACCCGTATTTTTATTCACTATCTTCTATCTCTCTCTCCCTTTAATTTTGACCTTAATTTAAAGCCCGCAAAGATCGCTGAAAAATTGTTAACAAAGGGAGCGTATAAAATGGATAAAGTGCTCTTacttgtttatttttaagCTTTCATTCGCCATATAGTGGTATAGTTGAATAGGTATGGAAAACGGTATCACCGGTATTGATTTGAGCTGGTAGTGTATGCACCTATATTGAGGTAcactaaaatttttgtacTCTAATATTagtatctttttttccaatcataaattttttcatcaatttcgCGATGAGCTACAAAATGATAATAGTGAAACATCACTAATTATTTTTTAGGTATTTGAGTTATTCAAATTACGAGTTCAATCGCGGATATCTTACTATGTTCGATCCTCTTGACTTGTACACTCCTGATGAAATCCAGGTTGAGCCTTTACAGTTCGATCTAGCGGAGAAAGAGCTAGAGGAGCTTTCTTCACAGCAACAACGTGACGGAACATTAGCAAATGTAGATGAAAAAGAGAGCGACGATGATGACACCATTATAGATAATTTAGATCTGCCTTCCGTAAGGTATGCTCCTCCAGAAGTTATCCTTTGTATATTAGTTCTTCTAAGGCCCAATAGACAAGTAAATTTCAATCAGGAAACAGGGAAGGATAAATCTGTACTGGAGATTTGCGAGAGTCATGGGCTGGAACCCGATCTGCTGAAAAGACTTCTAGGCTGGTATACGGAAGAATGGCCTAACAAGCGGTTAAACtcgttgaaaaaa
The nucleotide sequence above comes from Saccharomyces paradoxus chromosome II, complete sequence. Encoded proteins:
- the SHM1 gene encoding glycine hydroxymethyltransferase SHM1 (Mitochondrial serine hydroxymethyltransferase~similar to YBR263W), whose product is MLSRASALAKCMATVHRRGLLTSGAQSLVSKPVSEGDPEMFNILQQERHRQKHSITLIPSENFTSKAVMDLLGSELQNKYSEGYPGERYYGGNEIIDKSESLCQARALELYGLDPAKWGVNVQPLSGAPANLYVYSAIMNIGERLMGLDLPDGGHLSHGYQLKSGTPISFISKYFQSMPYHVDHTTGLIDYDNLQMLAKAFRPKVIVAGTSAYSRLIDYARFKEISKECGAYLMSDMAHISGLVAANVVPSPFEHSDIVTTTTHKSLRGPRGAMIFFRKGIKSVTKKGKEIPYELEKKINFSVFPGHQGGPHNHTIGAMAVALKQAMSPEFKEYQQKIVDNSKWFAQELTRMGYKLVSGGTDNHLIVIDLSGTQVDGARVETILSALNIAANKNTIPGDKSALFPSGLRIGTPAMTTRGFGREEFSQVAKYIDSAVKLAENLKTLEPTTKLDARSRLNEFKKLCNESSEVATLSKEISNWVGQYPVPGDA
- the TSC10 gene encoding 3-dehydrosphinganine reductase (3-ketosphinganine reductase~similar to YBR265W) codes for the protein MKFTLENQVVLITGGSQGLGKEFAKKYYNEAENTKIIIVSRSEAKLLDTCNEIRIEAHLRRETTDEGQVQHKLAAPLDLEQRLFYYPCDLSCYESVECLFNVLRDLNLLPTQTLCCAGGAVPKLFRGLSGHDLNLGMDINYKTTLNVAHQIALAEQTKEHHLIIFSSATALYPFVGYSQYAPAKAAIKSLVAILRQELTNFRISCVYPGNFESEGFTLEQVTKPEITKLIEGPSDAIPCKQACDIIAKSLARGDDDVFTDFVGWMMMGMDLGLTAKKSRFVPLQWIFGVLSNILVVPFYMVGCSWYIRKWFRENDGKKAN
- the BIT2 gene encoding Bit2p (Subunit of TORC2 membrane-associated complex~similar to YBR270C), giving the protein MATDLNRKRSATSGALGVTNPNIKPTNRKPARVYSVSSDIVPQALTHPDEDVHLKISKSPHDTAPRWSQVGFQSIFHDGSNARRSTDSIEEEYSQGTENNDGHSEVGSSSSNRMEGNTTSNDSLFSSNSRGNKKRLSMFTNSKENMRNRSRSWSKNHNTVINGASSSSVSRSASKLFHTKSNISVNSLQSSLSTGHSHSNKGNNVFSKMAKKLLPYKPHNSIGKDDTEPAVPSPFSKFLHSSYGKHRSPVQFIHTSTGGLIDSGKSVYSFNPSINNNPNDTALSLIQDDTFDATNVSLLHDLLKNLPSLIANYKSFTVQELYVLEGNIWGIYCSIVVELFKNKRVWQLPAKIEDIDRLLEFYITLKTQTKAAVTHSKFLAEIEEFITTSLYILENQIVFNYANEDTVNTALKRVGIIWKVFYQQVYYDMMAVLLPFEKSFQKDNNYWLDGYLPEPSRYVPSIDVLLLKCFRDSIILPYYESFLHTNDGASKSFQRYIFSEEEQNGVTEEDKLTLLQCFGILNTIKGNSRNQKIIGELLEGIRMSI
- the REI1 gene encoding Rei1p (Cytoplasmic pre-60S factor~similar to YBR267W), with protein sequence MSSSGVYTCNSCVLTFNASEEQRAHMKSDWHRYNLKRRVAQLPPISFEIFDSKVSAAAASSTKAVDKEKPVTKKELKRREKQALLEKKKKLLEIARANMLENIQKSQDGETPDMSKLSLQENEENKKKEEPEQEELDQLTEEEMAERVMQEKLRNRVDIPLEQCLFCEHNNHFKDVEENLEHMFRTHGFYIPEQKYLVDKTGLVKYMSEKIGLGNICIVCNYQGRTLTAVRQHMLAKRHCKIPYESEDERLEISEFYDFTSSYANFGNNTAPDNEDDWEDVDSDEAGSDNEDLPQEYLYNDGIELHLPTGIKVGHRSLQRYYKQDLKPEVILTEGQGTLVAAETRSFLPAFDKKGVQAQQRVWQTERFDKKRLDKRSAKFVNNQPHYRDQLLQ
- the TAE1 gene encoding N-terminal protein methyltransferase (AdoMet-dependent proline methyltransferase~similar to YBR261C) translates to MDVPADAHIKYEDAIDYWTDVDATVDGVLGGYGEGTVVPTMDVLGSNNFLRKLKSRMLPEENNVKYAVDIGAGIGRVSKTMLHKHAAKIDLVEPVKPFVEQIQVELAELKDKGQIGQIYEVGMQDWTPDAGKYWLIWCQWCVGHLPDAELVAFLKRCVVGLQPNGTIVVKENNTPTHTDDFDETDSSVTRSDAKFKQIFEEAGLKLIASERQRGLPRELYPVRMYALKPISN
- the MIC12 gene encoding Mic12p (Component of the MICOS complex~similar to YBR262C) — protein: MLKLGPLARSVKWTLSVGVIGSVFYLYRFSNNGYFYDHDATWLKQDHQVQYLMDRKEVVPGGAKRKQVVMDNGTAWTRTMGESMKDIWNEQIRNSVDWIYSWGKT
- the SDH8 gene encoding Sdh8p (Protein required for assembly of succinate dehydrogenase~similar to YBR269C), encoding MLCAIKIISYRYSCTEASTLLRGRPLNMAIRKITTERIPGPPKLPREEQEEFERLQKIATSQEAIDQYNARATGDHTKESLNSPLLTKNDIGSFSPEFSKTIPEFEGDVNPKTGEIGGPKQDPLRHGDYSFNGRVTDF
- the MRPL37 gene encoding mitochondrial 54S ribosomal protein mL54 (Mitochondrial ribosomal protein of the large subunit~similar to YBR268W), with product MLARSLGYRLVSTSRVIYNKQTVKSVVSSCPAGTSLNLNIWKSGKDAVALEDKEYPNWLWSVLDSEHAVEHATEDSEGEALLNRRKNIRKANRQRIKQNNFLSQL
- the YPT10 gene encoding Rab family GTPase YPT10 (Rab family GTP-binding protein~similar to YBR264C); this encodes MEATIKVVLLGDSSVGKTSIVTRLKSGKFLAKHAATIGAAFITKTIEVPSNGASAEKRIHMEIWDTAGQERYKSLVPMYYRDANIALLVFELGSVSSLQCAKTWFQDLQDRAQGTQVILVGNKYDLVCEEHSGELAIPAELQGLPYVAVSAKTGYNFDALNKIIISLVPENQFKILPKDNEQGNILEINKERSGGGCIC